In Kineococcus rhizosphaerae, the following proteins share a genomic window:
- a CDS encoding acyl-CoA dehydrogenase family protein codes for MSSTLSPDAVASSAPLTPPEPALTPEELVRRADALRPVLRERQAETEASGNVSADTNQLLVDAGFYRAVQPRAFGGYEFDLPTFARVMTSVARGCPETAWVLSIVSGHVYQLATFPLEGQRAAYGRSGDFRAPEVAAPQGKGRRVDGGYLVSGAWDYASGSTFATHVLLTFVLEDPRSGEPATRMGVFGREDFEVVQNWDVIGMQGTGSNRVVLADVFVPEHLTKPYPPIGLEVPSEVYARSTLFHGPARPFIVMESAAVIVGAAEGALDLYEETFHSRKASGPAGGARADLAEYQLNFGRCRALVDTARAALLQTAVDFTAAAQRTQETGEPCPDDDVRRMVLVLLQSIHLAHEAVDIVFRTAGSSASRKDSMIGRYWRNVGVLRGHLAHQSDSAAVNYGRTHFGHPPVGIA; via the coding sequence ATCAGTTCGACGCTCTCACCCGACGCCGTGGCGTCCAGTGCTCCGCTCACGCCGCCGGAACCCGCACTGACCCCCGAGGAGCTCGTCCGCCGGGCGGACGCGCTCCGTCCGGTCCTGCGCGAGCGCCAGGCCGAGACGGAGGCGTCGGGCAACGTCTCCGCGGACACCAACCAGCTGCTCGTCGACGCGGGTTTCTACCGGGCCGTGCAGCCCCGGGCGTTCGGCGGGTACGAGTTCGACCTCCCGACGTTCGCCCGGGTCATGACCTCGGTCGCCCGGGGGTGCCCCGAGACCGCGTGGGTGCTGTCCATCGTGTCCGGGCACGTGTACCAGCTGGCGACCTTCCCGCTCGAGGGGCAACGGGCGGCGTACGGGCGGTCCGGCGACTTCCGGGCGCCGGAAGTCGCGGCGCCGCAGGGGAAGGGACGACGGGTCGACGGCGGGTACCTGGTGAGCGGGGCGTGGGACTACGCCTCCGGGTCCACGTTCGCGACCCACGTCCTGCTGACGTTCGTGCTCGAGGACCCGCGGTCCGGGGAGCCGGCGACGCGCATGGGCGTCTTCGGCCGGGAGGACTTCGAGGTCGTCCAGAACTGGGACGTCATCGGCATGCAGGGCACGGGGTCCAACCGCGTCGTCCTCGCCGACGTCTTCGTGCCCGAGCACCTGACCAAGCCGTACCCGCCGATCGGGCTGGAGGTCCCGTCGGAGGTCTACGCCCGGAGCACGCTGTTCCACGGTCCCGCGCGTCCCTTCATCGTCATGGAGTCCGCGGCCGTGATCGTCGGCGCCGCCGAGGGTGCCCTCGACCTGTACGAGGAGACCTTCCACTCGCGCAAGGCCTCCGGTCCGGCCGGCGGGGCCCGGGCGGACCTGGCCGAGTACCAGCTGAACTTCGGCCGGTGCCGGGCCCTCGTCGACACCGCGAGAGCGGCCCTGCTGCAGACCGCGGTCGACTTCACGGCGGCCGCGCAGCGGACGCAGGAGACGGGCGAGCCCTGCCCGGACGACGACGTGCGCCGCATGGTCCTCGTCCTGCTGCAGAGCATCCACCTCGCCCACGAGGCGGTCGACATCGTCTTCCGGACGGCCGGTTCGTCCGCGTCCAGGAAGGACTCGATGATCGGCCGGTACTGGCGCAACGTGGGCGTCCTGCGCGGCCACCTCGCCCACCAGTCCGACAGCGCGGCCGTCAACTACGGGCGCACGCACTTCGGTCACCCCCCGGTCGGGATCGCGTGA
- a CDS encoding LLM class flavin-dependent oxidoreductase yields the protein MHVGIATGFQHQSGDEIDDRTFIKDDLEMAIEAEDLGFESIWVTEHHFSNYSISPSPLQELAYLAGRTKHVKLGTQVIVLPWNDPVRVAEQALWLDNVTDGRLLLGFGRGLGGFEYEGLRVDINQTRELYREHAELIIAALETGVIEGGEITKQPRRELRPRPFKTFEGRIFGSAGSPQSVQTVAELGIGIAIVNPEPRANLGVDTETYNRVWAENHPTRPAPAPLLSGTIFVDESSDRAKEKSIEYHRVNFRAAVRNYGMAEEGFGTTKGNEFYKNMRISPEKIEEMAETTASVMPAGTPAEVLEQLERINDDLALQGFFPHFHFGGMPRDEARRNMRLFAEKCLPEIKSWPSESTLDGESRRLQAV from the coding sequence ATGCACGTTGGCATCGCGACCGGCTTCCAGCACCAGAGCGGCGACGAGATCGACGACCGGACGTTCATCAAGGACGACCTCGAGATGGCGATCGAGGCCGAGGACCTGGGCTTCGAGTCGATCTGGGTCACCGAGCACCACTTCTCGAACTACTCGATCTCGCCCTCACCGCTGCAGGAGCTCGCCTACCTGGCCGGCCGTACCAAGCACGTGAAGCTCGGCACCCAGGTCATCGTCCTGCCCTGGAACGACCCGGTCCGCGTCGCCGAGCAGGCGCTCTGGCTGGACAACGTCACCGACGGCCGCCTGCTGCTCGGCTTCGGCCGCGGCCTCGGCGGGTTCGAGTACGAGGGCCTGCGCGTCGACATCAACCAGACGCGCGAGCTGTACCGCGAGCACGCGGAGCTCATCATCGCGGCGCTGGAGACCGGCGTCATCGAGGGCGGCGAGATCACGAAGCAGCCGCGCCGCGAGCTGCGTCCGCGCCCCTTCAAGACCTTCGAGGGCCGCATCTTCGGTTCGGCGGGTTCCCCGCAGTCGGTGCAGACCGTCGCGGAGTTGGGCATCGGCATCGCCATCGTCAACCCCGAGCCGCGCGCCAACCTCGGCGTCGACACCGAGACCTACAACCGGGTCTGGGCCGAGAACCACCCGACGCGTCCGGCTCCGGCCCCGCTGCTGTCCGGCACGATCTTCGTCGACGAGAGCAGCGACCGCGCCAAGGAGAAGTCCATCGAGTACCACCGCGTGAACTTCCGGGCCGCGGTGCGCAACTACGGCATGGCCGAGGAGGGCTTCGGCACCACCAAGGGCAACGAGTTCTACAAGAACATGCGCATCTCGCCCGAGAAGATCGAGGAGATGGCCGAGACCACGGCATCGGTGATGCCCGCCGGCACTCCGGCCGAGGTGCTCGAGCAGCTCGAGCGCATCAACGACGACCTCGCGCTGCAGGGCTTCTTCCCGCACTTCCACTTCGGTGGGATGCCCCGCGACGAGGCCCGGCGCAACATGCGCCTGTTCGCCGAGAAGTGCCTGCCCGAGATCAAGAGCTGGCCGAGCGAGAGCACGCTCGACGGTGAGAGCCGTCGCCTGCAGGCCGTCTGA
- a CDS encoding SDR family oxidoreductase yields MRDLTGKVAFVTGGASGIGLGIVEALVDRGVSVMIADLRQDHLDEAAARFEGTTTVATVAVDVIDRDGMAAAAQRTLEVFGRCDIVVNNAGVGANPSVDEVTYADWDWVLSVNLGGTVNGIMSFLPTLLAQGEGHIVNTASMAGILPTANNYIYAASKYAVRGLSESLRLTLAPRGIGVSVVFPGLTQSRMLQSEQNRQAQFRSEVPTSRPEGGPVAPPPNSGMHPRELGEIVVRGILDNQANILTHSEFRGELEEHFASVIASFPPPQEIDPGRLMLEEARRAETAAAQRAVDALTTRS; encoded by the coding sequence GTGCGCGATCTGACGGGCAAGGTGGCGTTCGTCACCGGGGGTGCCAGCGGTATCGGTCTGGGCATCGTGGAGGCGCTGGTCGATCGCGGGGTGTCCGTGATGATCGCGGACCTGCGACAGGACCACCTCGACGAGGCGGCAGCGCGGTTCGAGGGTACGACGACGGTGGCCACCGTCGCGGTCGACGTGATCGACCGCGACGGCATGGCGGCCGCGGCTCAGCGAACGCTCGAGGTGTTCGGGCGCTGCGACATCGTCGTGAACAACGCGGGCGTCGGGGCGAACCCGTCGGTGGACGAGGTGACGTACGCGGACTGGGACTGGGTGCTGTCGGTCAACCTGGGCGGCACGGTCAACGGGATCATGTCCTTCCTGCCGACGCTGCTCGCGCAGGGCGAGGGGCACATCGTCAACACCGCGTCGATGGCCGGCATCCTGCCCACGGCGAACAACTACATCTACGCGGCGTCGAAGTACGCCGTCCGGGGCCTGAGCGAGTCCCTGCGCCTCACGCTGGCCCCCCGGGGGATCGGCGTCTCGGTCGTCTTCCCCGGACTCACGCAGAGCCGCATGCTGCAGTCCGAGCAGAACCGGCAGGCGCAGTTCCGCAGCGAGGTCCCGACCTCGAGGCCGGAGGGTGGCCCGGTGGCGCCGCCGCCGAACTCGGGGATGCACCCCCGGGAGCTGGGCGAGATCGTCGTCCGCGGGATCCTCGACAACCAGGCGAACATCCTCACCCACTCCGAGTTCCGCGGGGAGCTCGAGGAACACTTCGCGTCGGTCATCGCGTCCTTCCCGCCGCCGCAGGAGATCGACCCCGGTCGTCTCATGCTCGAAGAGGCCCGGCGAGCCGAGACCGCGGCCGCCCAGCGCGCCGTCGACGCGCTCACGACGCGGTCCTGA